A region of Selenomonadales bacterium 4137-cl DNA encodes the following proteins:
- a CDS encoding NAD(P)H-dependent oxidoreductase subunit E: protein MKAAIDFGELDAILTKYGHKANNIIPILQDTQAKYRYLPREAFPYLSEKLGISTARIYSVATFYENFSLEPKGKYVIKICDGTACHVRKSIPILERLRKELGLSESKATTDDLLFTVETVSCLGACGLAPVLTVNDKVYPAMTPEKASELLAKLKEAN from the coding sequence ATGAAAGCTGCGATCGACTTCGGGGAATTGGATGCCATTCTGACAAAATACGGACACAAAGCGAACAATATAATCCCTATCCTCCAGGACACCCAGGCGAAGTATCGCTATCTCCCCCGCGAAGCCTTCCCGTACCTTTCGGAAAAGCTCGGCATTAGCACCGCCAGGATTTACAGCGTCGCGACCTTTTACGAGAACTTCTCCCTGGAGCCCAAAGGCAAATACGTGATAAAGATTTGCGACGGCACCGCCTGCCATGTAAGGAAATCCATTCCCATCCTTGAGCGCCTGCGAAAAGAGCTGGGACTGTCAGAAAGCAAGGCAACCACCGACGATCTCCTCTTCACGGTGGAAACCGTTTCCTGCCTTGGCGCGTGCGGGCTCGCTCCCGTACTCACCGTCAACGACAAGGTCTACCCCGCCATGACGCCGGAGAAGGCCAGCGAACTGCTCGCGAAACTCAAGGAGGCGAACTGA
- a CDS encoding ribonuclease J, with product MDKQDKLMIIPLGGLGEIGKNLTVFRFGDDIVVLDCGLAFPDEDMLGIDLVIPDMTYLIDNKDKIRAVVLTHGHEDHIGSLFYLLRHADVPVYGSRLTLGLVEGRLKENNVTDRKLVPVAAGDIIKAGRFEIGFIRVNHSIADALGIYFRTPVGVVVHTGDFKIDQTPVDGQIIDIHKFAELGNQGVLVLLSDSTNAERPGYTKSEFTVSEALDERFAAAKGRIILTTFASNVSRLQQAINAGCKYGRKVAVLGRSMVNVVTKAIDLGYMSIPEGVLIDIDEINRYPANRILILTTGSQGEPMAALSRLAHGSHRNVELNPGDTVVISATPIPGNERSVGRIIDGLLRLGVEVIYEKSSGIHVSGHASQEELKLILNLVRPKYLIPVHGEFRMLKNHGKIAEGVGIPRENIFFGENGHVFEFTAETGRFAGKVPAGQVFVDGAGIGDVGNIVIRDRRQLSQEGVMIVVLALDKQRGIVVSGPDIVSRGFIYMRDSEELIRDARRVVKEVLERGENKPITEWAPLKSSIRESLGKYLFGKTGRKPVILPIIIDL from the coding sequence TTGGACAAGCAGGACAAGCTTATGATCATCCCCCTGGGTGGTCTCGGCGAGATCGGCAAGAATCTGACGGTCTTCAGGTTTGGCGACGACATTGTCGTCCTCGACTGCGGGCTGGCGTTCCCCGATGAAGACATGCTAGGCATCGACCTGGTCATCCCCGACATGACCTACCTGATCGACAACAAGGATAAAATCCGCGCCGTCGTGCTGACCCACGGCCACGAGGACCATATCGGCTCGCTTTTCTACCTCCTGCGCCATGCCGACGTTCCTGTCTACGGCTCCCGGCTGACGTTGGGCTTGGTGGAAGGACGCCTGAAGGAGAACAACGTCACTGACCGAAAGCTGGTCCCGGTCGCGGCCGGAGATATCATCAAGGCCGGCCGGTTCGAAATCGGCTTCATCCGTGTCAACCACTCGATTGCCGACGCTCTGGGAATATACTTCCGGACGCCGGTGGGGGTAGTCGTCCACACCGGCGATTTTAAAATCGACCAGACCCCGGTCGACGGCCAGATCATCGACATTCACAAGTTCGCCGAGCTCGGCAACCAGGGTGTTCTGGTCCTCCTGTCCGACAGCACAAACGCCGAGCGACCCGGGTACACCAAATCAGAATTCACCGTCAGCGAGGCTCTGGACGAAAGATTCGCCGCCGCCAAAGGGCGAATAATCCTCACCACCTTCGCCTCCAATGTCTCCCGTCTGCAGCAGGCTATCAATGCCGGCTGCAAGTACGGCCGCAAGGTCGCCGTTCTCGGCCGCAGCATGGTCAACGTAGTCACCAAGGCTATTGATCTGGGCTATATGAGCATACCCGAAGGCGTCCTGATCGATATCGACGAAATCAACCGCTACCCCGCGAACCGCATCCTCATTCTCACTACCGGCAGCCAGGGCGAACCGATGGCAGCCCTTAGCCGTCTGGCGCACGGCAGCCACCGCAACGTCGAGCTCAACCCGGGGGATACGGTGGTGATCTCAGCCACGCCCATCCCCGGCAACGAACGTTCGGTAGGCAGGATTATCGACGGCCTGCTCCGCCTCGGGGTCGAAGTCATCTACGAAAAATCGTCCGGCATCCATGTTTCCGGCCATGCCAGCCAGGAAGAACTGAAACTGATCCTTAACCTCGTCCGCCCCAAATATCTCATCCCTGTCCACGGCGAATTCCGCATGCTGAAGAACCACGGCAAGATCGCCGAAGGCGTCGGTATTCCCCGGGAAAACATCTTTTTCGGCGAGAACGGCCATGTGTTCGAATTCACCGCCGAAACCGGCCGGTTCGCCGGCAAGGTGCCCGCCGGCCAGGTCTTCGTCGACGGGGCCGGGATCGGCGATGTCGGCAACATCGTCATCAGGGACCGCCGCCAACTGTCCCAGGAGGGCGTGATGATCGTCGTCCTCGCCCTCGATAAGCAGCGGGGCATTGTCGTCTCGGGGCCAGACATCGTCTCCCGCGGTTTCATCTATATGAGAGACTCCGAAGAATTGATCAGGGACGCCCGCAGGGTCGTCAAAGAAGTGCTGGAACGCGGCGAAAACAAGCCGATAACAGAGTGGGCCCCCCTGAAAAGCAGCATCCGCGAATCTCTAGGTAAATACCTGTTCGGCAAAACCGGCCGCAAGCCGGTCATTCTGCCGATTATAATCGATTTGTAG